Genomic DNA from Hordeum vulgare subsp. vulgare chromosome 2H, MorexV3_pseudomolecules_assembly, whole genome shotgun sequence:
GTTCTAACATTATAATGTTTCCCTTTGCAACAAGCTCAGACAGATGGAGCAAGAGCTGCAGCAAATACCTACATTCCAGCATCATCATCCTCTGCTCCAGCAGCTACTGCTAGAAACCAGTTCAAGCCACCTAGAACTACAGCACCAAAGGCACCTACCAGAACTAGTCCCAGAAAAACTGCGCAAGCAGCAGCATCTGCAACACCAAGTGGAGGAAGGAAGATATCTCTGGATGGAAGAATGAAGGAGTACTTGACTGCATCTGGGAACTACTAAATAATTTTTGTTATCTAATGTTTTGCAATAGTACTTATCAGGGAACGCATATGTTTGTGGGCACTGAACCTGTCGTATTTTGTTCCTAGTTTTGCAATAATATTTCAAATATTTTTAGAGAGTAACAATAGGTACAATTTCTACAATTCAATTGCAAACGCCATTGGTGCAATAAAAGGCAAACAAGTGCTCCAATTACATTGCTATTTCTGCAATTCTAGTTCTCCAATTATATTGCAATTTCTGCAATTACATCTGATACATTAAGCTAAACAAGTGCTACCAACATCAGTACTGCATACAACTTCTGCAATTACATTGCAATTTTCTGCAATTACACCTGCTACATTAAGCTAAAAATCAGTCCTGTAAGAGTATTCTTAATGCAACTAAACTGAAGCTCCATTTACTTCATTTGAGTTGTAACTTGCCCCTGCAGCCTCCACACTGCATCTCTCATATGACCAACCAGATCATGAAGATACTCCGTTGTAGCATCATCATGCCACCAAACGTAGCAAGATCCTCTAGTCTGTACATTTcgagaaaataagaagaaacgAAATCAGCAAAAAGGAGGATTTTTCAGAGAGGAAGCAGAGAAGATGAACGAACTCGCCATGGCATCTACACATGCTTGTAATACCTCCTTGGGCTGCGAGGACTCCATGAAATCCACCGCGGAGCCTTCTTCCTGTACGGCACCGTCGACCGCGACAACCATCCGCATCCGCCGCACGACGAAGACGCACCGGATGGAGACGACATCCTCGACGCTACGACCGAgcgtcgccgccgtcgtcgagCGTCGCTGCCGTCGTCGAGCGTCACCGTCGTCGCCGAGCGCCGCCGCAGCCGCCACCCTCACTTCTCCTGCTCGATCCCCTGGCGACGAACCCTGATTTCGACCCCCTTTCTGCCCCGAACGACTGAGCGAGGGCACTCCAATTAAAACCACCACCCTTGCCTACGTGTACACTATTTTATCTGTCAGTCAACAATCCCAGCATTGATCCTTGCCACGTAAGCAATTTTAACCTGTAAACGACTAAGGGCATCTTCAATGGTTATATGATAATCGTTGGTAAAATTGCCACATAGATGATTTTCATGACATGGTgcataataaaagaagagagaaaatgaAATCctatgaacttgaagcaacggttcacgCACAAGCTCCGAGACAAGCATGGTTATTTCTTTCATGTTTAATGAACTCGCTTACTTATTTTAGTTACAATTAACATACACTCTATTAAAGAGCTTGTATGGTGTGTTGTTGGTTGTTGATGTGGACacttataccaacgattgaaGATACGGACTGTTAAAGATGCTCTAACACGCATGATTAGGTCAGGATTTGTTAGTACAGGGTGCTCGATTCAGGGACTGGGAGTTGCGGGTTCGATTCCGACTACGTCTACGGCTTCAAGGTTTTTTTTACAGACTTTACTCTTTGTAAAAATGGCAACAGATTGCAGGAACGAGACACACGCACCGATGCTCGCTCAGCTAACCATTAATCATCTCTGACATGTTATAGTATAGTGGTACACGTACATCGTAGCACAACAAcagcaaaatgaatgaaaaataattcATGTCAACGGGAACTCAAACCCCGTGGCTCAGGGAAACACCAACAGCAAGAAGCAGCAGAAACGCCACCGACCGGATCGGTCCGGTCGTCGAGCGATCAGTCGCGGCACATGGTGATGGCGGAGCAGCCGCGCTCGTAGGGGTTGGCCTCCGCGCCGGGGCGGCAGTTGTAGTAGGACGCGCCTTGGAAGGTGCACGGCACCCTGTCGGCGTACAGCGCGCCGTAGCTGATGTACCCCGCCGTGCCGTTGGCGTCGGTGCCGTCGCCCGCGACCTGCAGCAGCCGCCTCCCCAGGCCGACCTCGCCCTCGCCGGCGTCCTCGGCGCTCGCGTGGGCGACGGTCGCtgccgcggcggcggcgacggccagGAGCAGGAGGAGCATGGGCAGGGCGGGGCGTGCCATGGCTGCCCTAGTCGCGCGCGTTGCCGGTGGGCGATGGTGCTTTGGGTTTGGGAGACGGATGAGTGCTGATGGCCGGGGAGTTTGTGTTGCGATTGCGGGCGGGGTTTTAATTTAAACAGCGCGTACGCggggtagaaggaggaggagcaaggCTTGGTTGGATTGACGGGTGTGGGTGGCCACTCCGCCGGTTGACTTTCCGGCACTCGTTGGGATTGGGGCTCCACTACCAGTTTCGGGAGGCAGCTGGAGGAGATTGCTCGGTCTGCAAATGCCAGACGGAGCACAGATCAAGATTCTAGTTTATTCATCCTTGACTGCCTCTGTATAAGTATTCACGTATGAAGAACAAAATCAATTCCGCGCCTTCGCTCTAGAAAAAACCATGGTGAGAGAACTGTTCGTAGATACCATCCGGACGGATTGGCAAGATGTGAGGTGAATAAAAATCTAACTTGGTTAGTCGATTTGGTGTCAGCCGTTCGATGCAAGATGGATGCCCACATCAGTTTGTTCAGCCTATGAGAAGGTTCACGGTTCATCTTCTTCAACCTTGACCCGTCAATCTAGCATTGGTCTAACCGCCTGCTGCAACCTTGCCCACCGCCCTCCCAACAACCATCACCCATTGGCGTGTTGGCTCCGTCCCCGATCATCCCTCTAATCCTGACTATGAATCATTTTTTCCGGTGAACCTGCACCCCGACCACAACACCCCTCAGATATATATAGAGGGGTTGCCTGCCATCATAAGATGGATAGTGCGGTCGCCTAGCTATCACCTGACGATAGGCCTACAGGGCTTCTTCGACGAGTTGGCGATTACTTCTTCCTTTTCTCCGATGACTCCTTCCTTCCTTTTAAAATTGTATTTCCACGCAACTTATAAGTAGTTATTTTGGATACTACCACCCTTGACATGTGTGCTAAATGTTGCTCAACACATAGCTTTGGCAAGACTAAAGCCTAATTGGCCGATCTCACATGGTAACAACGGCGATTTTATTAGGGAGGAGCTTGCCCTCCGAAATTAAATCCAGCCTATCCGAGCCCATCAACCTAGTATCAGCGCATTTTAGTCCAGTTTCAGCCCTTGTACTTAAGTTGGGACTGCCCTTCAAATTAATCCTAGATTCGTCATTGCGTGGTAGCAACTAGTAACACACCTAGTTTGCAATGGCAATGGAGCAGGTTTGGATTGGTAGAACTAATTTAGATCAATGCTCGTAACGATGTGCCGATTGATTGCGTACCCACATAAGTATCTTTGTCCGTACAAGTTGGACATTCAACTTTTCTTGGATATTCATATCCATGgagcaataaaaacaacacaACATCAATATGTACATTGCAAAAACGAAAATAACAATAAACACATAACACAACAGACAACACAGAGAggaactacaatatatatagagagagagaggagggcagCGTCGTGGCTGTTTCAGGTGcggctgcccctctctctcctctagtatatataagagggagggaggaggggtggcgccctagggttttcccCTAGGGGGGGGGGCGGCAGCCACCAAGGTGGCTTGGCCCCCAACTTGGGTGGGgcgccagcccactctgggccaaCCCACCTCCTTGGACGCATGGGCCTCAGGTGGGAAGGGCGGCCATCCCACCAGaggttggtgcgccacctctcacagcccatggggccctccggggAAGGTGGACCCCGGAACTCTTTCGAAACCTCCGTCACAAATATTTAGTTCACACAACAGATATGCATGACAACAATAAGGATAATAATACTTCTTGGGTGGTagcatgtggtgtgtgtgtgcggTGAGCCGATGACTAACGTACCAAGGGGGAAACTAGGATGTGCAGCATGTGGCTTGCCCAACCCAACTCAAACCGATAAAAAGTAGGAGTGCAATCGGGATTTGTATGTGTTATCGTCCCTACCTAGTAAAGATTTTGTAACTCTGCCTCTGGATGCGTGATTGCGCGCACGAGGGAGAAGGAGGTGATTTGACGCCTGGACGACTAGTGGAGCAATGGTTTAGTGTGATTAGGGTTATTCACATTGGCATGTTCAAGCCTTGTACTCATGCATTTGTAGCATTTTGAATGGACATGTTTTCCCTTTTACTATGTGATAACTTGTGAATTTGATAATGTCTTCGACGGACCAAGGCTGTTTCGGCAGAAACTTCCCGGGTGGATGTCAGCGATATGATCAACACaacttcctcttcctctccaaGCCATGGGTCCTTCAGAATCGATATCGCCGCCGATGCTTCCTTACGGGGATCGTTGAATTCCCCTCTGCCTTACCATTTTTTCTCCATGATAGTGTAAAACTCAAGTGCAACAACATCGGCGTGCCATCGACATGTGTGTGATTGAGAGGATGGTGGATTCCCCAAGGACTTGATTTTTTATTCCTCTCTTAGATTTTATGTTTCTAGTCATGGTGTTTATTTATACAAGCTTCAACTTCTTCATGGGaacctttttctattttttcactcCCTCAGCTTCATgcctcttgtcttagatttgcgtAGATATGGAAGATAAATAATATGTTTCAGTGTTAGATACATCCCTGTTTAGACAAATATAAGACAAGTAATATATTTTCGTGTTAGATACATCTATATCTAGAGAAATTTAAGGCAAGTAATATGGATCATAGGGAGTAGTTAAAACATGACAATTCCCCATGTTATTACGAATCTTCTATATCTCACTGCTACTCGCAATGGAGTTGTTAGATTTCCCCGAAGATAAAGGGTGAAGTTGTTGACACGAGATTTTGTCACGGTCAGAAACTTAATTAATATGGCATCAAATGGAAAAGTTCTCAACATGGGGAAGTTCTGTATCGTCACAATGAGAAACTTTGATGTTTGGGTCATCATCATCCGATCTCATCTAAACGGCCAAAACTATGCTTGAAGTACTAAGATTTGGTATTTAGAGTACTACTCGATCGATTAAGCCTCCAAGATggagtgatatgaaaaaggttccAACATGAAGAAGTTCCGTCTCGTTGAGACGATTGATTTTGATATAAAGATCGTCTCAATCAGAATTTGTATGCAAAAGTTAGAGTAAAAATTGTGTGGTACAGAAATCTGCCCCGAAATTTTCACGCAGAAGTTCCTGGTACACTAAAAAGTTCCGGGCTAAACATAAACTTGCACCACCAGCGTGCCGAAAACTGTAGTTTTAATAATTTTGTTGCAGATTTAcgggcccaaaaatagtatcaagaCGACCTCGTATGAAAAAGTTTCTAACAAATGAAATTTTCTTTgtttcaaggagaatattttttctTTTGGGACCACCATGATCCGAAGTCATATGCGACCTACATGATCCGTGCAAGAGGGCTATTTGATGTAATTGTAGTCGGATGTTCCGGGCCAGACCAGAAGTTCCGACACTCCTGTTTCAAGTTAGGTTAACTTTTGATGTTTTGGACATGATTTGAGTCTTGGTCTTGTACGGAAAGTCCAACCGCCTCATATATATGTAAGTGGTGACGGCCGATTGAACAATCAATCTACCATGTTTTACCTTTACCTATTTTCTTctcccttgttcttcttcttcttactcgtTCTTCATTCGTTCTTCGTTTGAAGGGCAGCGATGCACGAGGCTCTAGGGGCGATCAGGTCGACCTAGGGCAGCCCATACCCGCCACGCGCCCTGACGGGGTCCCTTCCGGATGTGTGGGGTTTCGGGTCTACAAAAGCACATGTCTGACTGCTTGTGTACCGCGCTTCCGACAGGGTCTCCTTCGACGTGAGTTGCGGTGTATCACCCCCGACGTCGAGGGTACACAGTGATGTGTTCGTGTGCGAACAAAAGTAGTATAGTAGATGATAACATTTCCCTCAATTATGGGTCAAGGGCTATCGAACAAGTAGGAGGCAACACATGAATAACTCTAGGAGCACATACACACAAACAAAATAATTGCTTAAATCTAACAAAGACAAGGGGTCGTCACTCCCCTTGTTCTTGTGATTCACAAGGTATAAAATAAAATAGTGATAATGATAGCAATGGGTAATGATAGCAAATAGGTAGCAATTGTAAGAGCACGTAAATAAATGGAGAATGGACCCATGGAGCATAggttcactagtggcatctctctcgaaaATAGAATAGCGAAGGATAAAAAAATGTTGCTGGGCAATGGATATAATTACACATAGTTATGATTATGATCATTCATGGGATAACCCAATACATATGCATTACGTCTGTGACAAGTAGACCCTTAATCCAATttcatctactactagtactccactCCAAGATCGATGTCCAGGATGCATCTCAAAATATTAAGTTTGATgcattaagcaagataacatattGTAGACAGAAATATATCAATCAATATGACCaaatcccatcattttatccttagtagcaacaatacaacACATGCCCTTATCCTTTCTATCATTGgacatgatcaccgcaagattaaACCTACTACAAAGCATCTCTCTCcgttgaagataaatcaatcaaaCTTTGCCAAAGTAGACGAATAGATTGGAGAGAACTGCAAAGCTATAAAATTATGTAGCAAAGAAGGCTCAAGAACTCATATTAGACCAATGAATAATCcattcataaacccacaattcatcggatcccaacaaacacatcgcaaaagattaGATCGGTTTGATCTTAGAGAGGATTATTgtattgaagagacagagagagagaggagggagggagggagggagagatagaaagggagagagagagggaaagagagagaaCGATGCAGCTACTACTATGGACCCATACCATAGGTCCTCAAGAAacaactcacacatcaccatggagtCAACAAGGTTTACATAGATGGTCTTCCCAATGACCCCCcccccctgttggaaatatgccctagaggcaaaataaaatggttattatcatatttccttgtttatgataatcatctattgttcatgctataattgtattaacaggaaacagtaatacatgtgtgaataaatagattacaaactgtccctagcaagcctctagttggctagctcgttagtcaatagatgatcatggtttcctgatcatgggcattagatgtcattgataacgggatcacatcattaggagaatgatgtgatggacaagacccaatcctaatcatagcactagatcgtattgttcgtatgctaaagcttttctaatgtcaagtatcttttccttcgaccgtgagattgtgcaactcccggataccgtaggagtgctttgggtgtatcaaacgtcacaacataactgggtgactataaaggtgcactacgggtacctccgaaagtgtctgttgggttggtacgaatcgagatcggaatttgtcacttcgtgtgacggcgatgtatctgtgggcccactcggtagaacatcatcatgagctcaatgtgactaaggagttagtcacacgatgacgtgctacggaacgagtaaagagactttccggtaacgagatcgaacaaggtattggtataccgacgatcgaatctcgggcaagttttataccgacagacaaagggaattgtatacgggattgattgaatccttgacatcgtggttcatccgatgagatcatcgtgaagcaagtgggagccaccatgggtatctagaccccgttgatggttattggccagagaggcgtctcagtcatgtctgcctgtctcccgaatccgtagggtctacacacttaaggttcgatgatgctagggttatagggaattgttatacgaggttaccgaaagttgttcggagtcccggatgagatcctggacgtcacgaggagctccggaatggtccggaggtaaagattgatatataggacgaatggtttcggataccggaagtgtttcgggcatcaccggtaacgtaccgggaccaccggaggtggccccgggggtccaccgaaggggggcaacgaccccggg
This window encodes:
- the LOC123429472 gene encoding protein RALF-like 33, which encodes MARPALPMLLLLLAVAAAAAATVAHASAEDAGEGEVGLGRRLLQVAGDGTDANGTAGYISYGALYADRVPCTFQGASYYNCRPGAEANPYERGCSAITMCRD